A genomic region of Catalinimonas niigatensis contains the following coding sequences:
- a CDS encoding TonB-dependent receptor plug domain-containing protein: MSQYIALAILWCAVLLFSSSYAWGQADSASMYKLQISKDLPFEKVLQEQEPAFFSANRKLDSLKHIAINVSIITKERLKQAGVTNVPEALQLLPEFVLKIKGNGLYNVEYRGAKSTYHSTLEGSGQENLLLLLNAVPFNDALSGEVWWEAVPVSIEDIEMIEVIHSPQGTWYGYGGALGVVNIITKKSTRTAGIQLKANLQAGQFQSHAYHGSLNIGINDHIAVRVGANYQARERFQDAYFINSASRYISSDSLLFFQPEAFQTHLYTDLSLQSSGFFISSTYQWNDSIRLNADIGNQSTQAQSLFLVAEEIPFTTRESQNRWFNVHFSSPAWRVHLFHQSGDKDYAKGYAGLQYQTAKSGARLEYHKVLGRYGFLFGTEGIKDQYSPNTTLLGIPLFEEVTPSVEWSQLLLSLYLQQTATFLKNRLYLESGQRVYQKLQELEYPLGYHLALKWFFASGTSLQLSASQTVQSSQQLFENEWKFNATKIASYELGIQKQLTNKGMLKSTVFNQHQLENIPDRQFQSDMPEWGGTLEGWYQINRWTVRGHATRFFGNGFSDDRQVYTSYPDWIASISGNFSTLFNRVNLNTGIFYYSKHTEERGNTAYHIPVQWAVNIKCSYRIWNQHLLYINVRNLMNQQDVVVPFADQNHRLIMLGMNIVL, encoded by the coding sequence TTGTCTCAATATATCGCTTTGGCTATTCTATGGTGTGCTGTGCTACTCTTCTCGAGTAGTTATGCCTGGGGACAAGCAGACAGTGCAAGCATGTATAAGCTACAGATAAGTAAGGATTTGCCTTTTGAGAAGGTATTGCAGGAACAAGAGCCAGCGTTCTTTTCTGCCAACAGAAAGTTAGATAGCCTGAAGCACATTGCGATTAATGTAAGCATTATTACCAAAGAAAGACTAAAACAAGCGGGTGTTACCAACGTACCTGAAGCGCTACAGTTGCTGCCTGAATTTGTACTCAAAATCAAAGGAAACGGATTATATAATGTAGAATATAGAGGCGCAAAAAGCACTTATCACAGCACTCTGGAAGGAAGCGGTCAGGAAAACTTACTGTTGTTGCTCAATGCAGTACCCTTTAATGATGCACTATCTGGAGAGGTATGGTGGGAAGCTGTTCCTGTAAGTATAGAGGATATTGAGATGATTGAGGTAATTCATTCTCCACAGGGTACCTGGTATGGCTATGGAGGAGCTTTAGGAGTAGTCAATATTATCACTAAAAAGAGTACACGTACCGCTGGAATTCAATTGAAAGCCAATCTGCAAGCTGGCCAGTTTCAGTCACATGCTTATCACGGCAGCTTGAACATCGGTATTAATGACCATATTGCTGTCAGGGTTGGAGCCAATTACCAGGCGAGAGAGCGTTTTCAGGATGCTTATTTTATTAATTCAGCTTCACGTTACATCAGTAGTGACTCCTTGCTTTTTTTTCAGCCTGAAGCTTTCCAGACACATCTATATACCGATCTTTCTTTACAGTCCAGCGGCTTTTTCATCAGTTCTACCTATCAATGGAATGATAGTATCCGTCTTAATGCAGACATAGGAAATCAAAGTACTCAGGCACAAAGCCTGTTTTTGGTTGCAGAAGAAATACCTTTTACCACCAGAGAATCTCAAAATCGGTGGTTTAATGTTCATTTTTCTTCTCCGGCATGGAGGGTTCACCTGTTTCATCAGTCAGGAGATAAAGACTATGCCAAAGGCTATGCAGGATTACAATATCAGACTGCAAAATCGGGTGCAAGACTGGAGTATCACAAAGTTTTAGGGAGGTATGGCTTCCTGTTTGGCACAGAAGGGATAAAAGATCAATATTCCCCCAACACTACTCTACTTGGCATACCTCTTTTTGAGGAAGTCACCCCATCCGTAGAATGGTCACAGTTACTTCTCTCATTGTATTTACAACAAACAGCTACCTTTCTTAAAAATCGTCTGTATCTGGAATCCGGACAAAGAGTCTATCAAAAGCTACAGGAATTGGAGTATCCTCTGGGGTACCATCTTGCCCTCAAATGGTTTTTTGCATCAGGTACTTCTTTACAGCTAAGCGCTTCACAAACAGTGCAGAGCTCTCAGCAGCTTTTTGAAAATGAATGGAAATTCAATGCCACAAAAATAGCGAGCTATGAACTTGGTATTCAGAAGCAATTGACGAACAAGGGAATGCTCAAAAGTACTGTTTTTAATCAGCATCAGCTTGAGAATATACCTGATCGTCAGTTTCAATCTGATATGCCTGAATGGGGCGGTACGCTGGAAGGCTGGTACCAGATTAACCGCTGGACAGTAAGAGGTCATGCCACCAGATTTTTTGGCAATGGATTTTCAGATGATAGGCAGGTATATACATCATATCCAGACTGGATAGCTTCTATCAGCGGCAATTTCTCCACCTTATTTAATAGAGTAAATCTGAATACAGGCATATTCTACTACAGTAAACATACTGAGGAGAGAGGTAATACAGCATATCACATTCCTGTTCAGTGGGCAGTCAATATCAAATGTTCTTACCGGATATGGAATCAGCACTTATTATACATCAATGTTAGAAACTTAATGAATCAGCAGGATGTAGTAGTACCTTTTGCCGACCAGAATCATCGGCTGATCATGTTGGGAATGAACATTGTACTTTAA